ACCGCTGCAATCGACTACCATTTGGAGTGAAACCAGCTCCTGGTATATTCCAGCAATGTATGGATGCTCTCATCGCTGGAATATATGCCGCCTATCTCGACGACATATTGGTTGCTGGCAGAACATTCGGCGAACACAACGCTCGACGAGAGGCCTTATTCAAGCGGATTCAAGACTACGGACTCCTCGTTCGACTTGACAAATACGCTTTTCAGCTGACGGAGATCACCTACCTTGGGTTCGTCAACAACGTACAATGACGACGCCCCGATCCAGAAAAGATCTAAGCTATTCAGAAGATGCTTGCTCCGAAGTCAGTCAACTTCACTCTTTTTTGGGACTCAtcaatttttgggaaatttcgtCAAggatctccacaatctacgcaCTCCTTTGAACACTCTTACGAAAAAGGATGTTGTCTACACATGGACACCAGAGTGCAAGTCTTCCTTCGACAAGATTAGGGCAATCCTAAGCTCGGATCTCCTGTTGACCCACTTCGACCTAAGTCTTTCGATCATCGTTTCTTCTGATGCTTTAAATTACGGGATTAGAGCAACCCTCTCGCTTTGCGGATGGATGCGAGAAGGTCATTTATGACGCAAGCGGTTGCTTGGCACAACCACAGAAGAACTGCAGCTAGATTGAAAAGGAAACACTTGCTCTTATTTTCGTCGTGCAGAAGTTCCATCGGTTTATCCAAGGACGACATTTCACGCTGAGGACTGACCACAAACCACTTTTGGCAATCTTCGGGAGCAAGAAAGGAGTTCCGGTCAACAGTGCCAACCGTCTTCAGCGATGGGCCGCTATTTTGCTCAACATCAGCTTCGCTATCGAGTACATCAACACAAAGGATTTCGGCCAAGTGGACGCTCTTTCACGCCTCGTCTCGTCACAATCATCGATACCGTAGGACTACCTGATCGCCTCAATAGATGCTAATGTCACTTCGGAATTCGCAGAAAACTGTCGTCATCTTCCAGTATCCACCAAATTCATTCGGACTGCTACGCAAGGCGATCGTCTTGCAGTCCTACAGTCCAGTCCTATGTGAATGCCAGAAACTGGCCCAAAGTCAACCGCCATTCTTGTCTGTGCCACTACCACAACCGCAGAAATACCGTGACGACAGTCAAAGGATGTCTGCTAACTGCATCCCGCATAGTGATTCCGAAATAACTTCGACATCGCGTTCATTTAACACTACACAAAGCTCGTCCAGGCCaaacaaagatgaaaatgCTTGCAAAAAGCTTTGTCTATTGGCCTACGATGAATCCCAACATTGAAAAACTCCCCAGGACTTGCCCAAGATGTGTATCTGTGGCAAAGGATCCGGTCAAAGCCGAACTACGGTCATCGCCGAAATCGCACTCACCGTGGACTCGAGTTCATGCTGATTTCGCTGGACCGATGGAAGAACGACACTATTAGGGTGATCGGAAGGTATCTGCccaaaatttcgcagtagcgcagatttttgggatgttctggaagttcccgttttaaatatattatgtaaggacactaccgcttgtatacacataacatatctggctcccccttccttgcctatttcatcctacaATGGCcaaacattccacccatattcgacacgtactcctttacgggttcgaatctggccatcccgctgctgaagcccatcggaAACTTACGTCAAGTATTCGACACTGAAGCCCTTTCTGAGCGGTCTCTGtgcgcctggttccagcgcttcaaagctggaaacaagaaactcgaagatgagcctcgctctggtccgactgcaatatcgttcgacgaatctgacggagcagcatccacatgaaggtgtgcggtatttcgctgccagtcttggctgttcgctgaccaccgtgagcaatggactgcgatctctcggaatggtaaaaagctcggtcagtgacttccacagagcgacggcaaccgccaaagacgcctggacatctgcactcggctgctctccagaagccgcagatttgactggctggacaccattgtcactggagatgaaaaatgaatcctttcgtgaaaggtgaaatccatgagaagaaggtaatgctgagcgtctggtagggagttcatggaatgtACGGTCGAACTGGTGCTGGACAACACGACAATTACTGCGGTGGTCTAccgcgctcaactgcaaagactggccgacaagatccgcaagcacccgaagctcgacaacagCAACTTCCTGCACTATAACCCCTCCCATCGCGAAGAacacttcccagaaaattctggagcttggatgggaagttctaccgcacccatCGTACAGCCCGGATCTGgccccgagcgactaccatctcttccgatcgcttcagcattacctggaagagaagcgctacgatgaccacctcgaaaatgaccttcgagCTTTCTTCGCCTacaagtcgccggagttctacgccaaaggaatccgtgatcttgtgagccgttggcagaaggttgtcgatgttgatggagattatttcgtcgaataataaaatgttaaaaagttgtgttgttttgaaattttgccgtatttcggcagatactttccgaacaccctattATCTACTTATACGCCTATTCGAAGTGGCCCGAAATCGTCCAGATGTCATCGATCTCCTTAACGGTTACTATGCAGGCAATGAAGTGCATCTTTGAAAAGTTCGGAAATCCAGAGACGCCCGTCACGGGCAACAGAACGCAGTTCACGTCGTCTCAGTTCACTTCATTCTGCTGTTCCCGACGAATTTTACACATTCGCATTTACACATCCGTTCCATCCACAGAGCAACGGACAAGCAGAACGCTTTGTGGACACCTTTAAAAGAGGACTTGCCAAGCTGAAGAGGGAGGAACCAACAGTGGACGCACTACAGACGTTTCTGATGGCATGTCGCTCCACTCTCTGTTCATCTGCACCTGACCAGCGTTCTCCTGCCGAAGCCTTCCTGGGACGCCGACAGCGAACTTAACTAACTCGATTTATTGTTACCTCCTACAGATATCACAAAGCACGATGCCGCAGCTTTGAGATCAACGACGCGATTTTTGTCAAGGATTATCGAGGACAGAAACCTACATGGACTCCCGGTTTTATCGCACGCCGTGTTGGAAACACAACCTACACTGTTCGTTGTGGAAGCGAAGTACGGGCTCGGCACGTAAACCAGTTGCGATTCCGGACCGACATAACGGCGACTAACACTTTTTTGGATGTGTTCGACCTACCGCTACTCAACTTCGCGAGTAAGGACGATGGTGAACGCCGACTGCCGAGTCGTCTCAATGACCACTTTTATATCCGACTGGTGTTCGaattgcagcagttgttcgttgattcatgtcttcaagcaagcgaacgaactttcctgctACTCCgccggcgcggagcgcgttgagaagacggcctcgatgaggagggtcgaacgcggcttcaaagtccaaaaacgctagttgcattggcttcgaataccgctgccagatttcgatcactctcctggcaatgaacacctggtcaatcgtaggtCGGCCatgacgaaagccagcttgctttTCGCGCGTTAAGTCTTCGTGACTCCCAATAAGTCGGTCCGAAATAATCCGTCCTAAAACTTTGTACATAGCACGCAACAACGAAAGACACAACGATGGTGGAACGCCGACTGCCTACTCGTCCCAACGACCGTAATGCCTTCGACAACCTCGCCGCCGACTATAGGTGGACCCACGAAGAACTCGATACTAAATAACCTGAAAGGAGAGGTATTGAAAGATgggattttcttcgtttcattCGCATAGTGCAAACCGGCAATGGATACATTGTATTCCTGCATTGCCACActgttgtttttgtgttgacatttttttctccgtatTCGCATTCAATAGAGCTACTCGTCTTCTTCTGCAACGACATCCACAACAGTATCCAACAGATCCTAAGAATTACCGAGGAGTATCACCGCTGCATGTGATGTCCAGGGCTTCGAAGCGGATCATTTCGGATCAGCTAATCAAAGATCGCGAAGAAACTACGCGGGGTGAGTAAGCCGGATCGGTCGATCTACggttgaccaggtgttcattgtCAGGAGAATGATTGAGATGTGGGAGCGGTCATACACTTTGAAGCCGCCCTCGATTCTCCTCGCCGAGGCCGTTTTTTCAACTGGTATCGCTCCGATGGTATTCCGCTAATGTTCGCTCGCTTAATCGAGGACATGAATCGAAAAACAAATGCTGCTGTTTGAAGACCAGCCGTAGTTACTTCACCGTTCGAAGACgaaactggagtaagacaagggatTGTCGCGGTACCCTTCTTGCTAAATTTTCCCGTCGATGGTCTCATGTGAAAAACAGTTGAGAGATCCCGTGTAGATATGATTCTTGCACCATTTGAACGTCCCTCGGTCGACTTCGAGCACGGcgacgatgtagtaatatttgCTTGAAGCAGCGCGAATTTACAACATGCTAATAACCCagtatcgaaattagctgtACCCCACGGAATGCAGTTCTCTTgctctgataaatgcaagcagatgtgagTCTCTTCGAGACcctcaacgggaatcagggtggatggGCAGCATATTGAACTCGTGGACGAGTTCCTTTATTTgagctgtatgctgaaaaacagGCAGCaacgagagagatattcagcaatgGTGCGCTTAAACTGattcggcattcaactcattcATCAAGTGCCTGTGGTCAACccccatcgccaacgaagtcgTGCTGCGAGTCTACCCATCTGCAGTTCGCCCTATCACGTTGTATGGATCGGAGGCTTGGGACTTGAACACTGCCCTTGACGGTGACGGAGAAGCTTGGCTACATGGAGAAAAAGCTGTTTAAACGACTGCTAGGCTACTTTTAGACGATGTACTGCCATAACCAAGAACTTTACTCGAAAGTAGATGTGGTAATGTGATACGtacaaaaaaacatcaacatcttgtcCGGTCTGCTGAAGTACTGATGGAAAACCGACTTCGCTTCTTCGGTCACATTATGAAAAGATCATCTGATTAGCCTGTCCAAGTTGTTCTGAGGAGACTCCCAGATTCAAAGTGGAAGAGGCCTTAAAGAACTTAGGACttaaagaaagttctggacgggagtggtgaaggaagatctgaagAAACTTGGCATAGGCAGGCAGCTCAGACGAGACGTAAGGCAGAGTAGTGGAcgattctgtgcgagctctaGCGGAAGATCGAACAAGATGGGCTCATGTATGATCCAGAAGGAGTCATCTCGGCGAAGACAAAGATAAGCCCCGTTAGGCCATAACATCTGCCCGCCGTTTAAGTCAACGTATAAGTGGGACATGGAGCAACATGCCTCAAATTACCGCCTCTCATTGATATTGCGCTTTAAAAATGGGAATTCTGACTCGGAAGAGGGCTCATTCACTGTAAACCAGTTGTCCTTTGTTTATAAGAttatcttttcaatttctctttgtcttgtTTGCCTtgtctttttgatttttgtggaaaaacaaCTGCAACGGGTTAGCCAACACTGTACCCTTTGTTGATGTACTTTCCATCCTCCAACAAGTTCTATCTACGATGCGTTGTAGtgatttttccatcttttctttttttttttttgttaactcTGTGTTTTTCGTTCCTCATCTAATGGGTTTCATATACAGCAGTATTCTTACGAGTAGGATCGGTGGCTTTAATGCGTCGGTTGATTGCAAAAAGTAAATTCTGTCAAAAATACTGTTTTGTGCCCTTGACGTCCCATACGAAAATAAAATGCAGAAatcaataaagtaaaaaaaatcacaaaggaCTATCTTATTGgggaaaacaaatttcttctaataaaATGGATTCGCAAAATCATGAATGATTTTGttaatattgttttatttttgcgtgcattcttaaaggcagcacgcCACCGATCTcggtttccacgccgtttttttacgacgattgggGAAGGATGAGCCGGAACCAGACCAGAACCCGCGATCCAGtatcccatctctagcttttcccgcgagTTCCCACGTCAGACTAGTGGAATGCCGTctttaaatttgaagaaaaaaaaaacactcacgaTATACTCTTCAATTCAGTATCAGTCAAATCTGATAAAATAAGTACCTCTGTGATATATTTTGCAAGTCCCATTGTTTGTCGCATTGTGTTAACTTTCACCACTAGTGCAGCCTTTTGTTCTACCAGCTCATCATATCTCCGCTGCACAACGGGCAACACTTCCTTCAACTGCAAACATGTCTGGATTCTTTTCGCTTCCGACGTCTTGGTACGAATACCCCCTCCACCTCCTCCGAAACTATTGAGAATTTTCCGGACGAGATTAGTAGGATGCCT
This is a stretch of genomic DNA from Necator americanus strain Aroian chromosome II, whole genome shotgun sequence. It encodes these proteins:
- a CDS encoding hypothetical protein (NECATOR_CHRII.G6432.T2): MPRISTGIDRLVSMHVLEPIDHSEWAARIVAVQKKNGLIRFCADYSTVLKRRLLNRTGTKIEGRYFSQLDIAKAYLQLEVDDVSKQLLTINTQCGLYRCNRLPFGVKPAPGIFQQCMDALIAGIYAAYLDDILVAGRTFGEHNARREALFKRIQDYGLLVRLDKYAFQLTEITYLGRCLLRSQSTSLFFGTHQFLGNFVKDLHNLRTPLNTLTKKDVVYTWTPECKSSFDKIRAILSSDLLLTHFDLSLSIIVSSDALNYGIRATLSLCGWMREGRHFTLRTDHKPLLAIFGSKKGVPVNSANRLQRWAAILLNISFAIEYINTKDFGQVDALSRLVSSQSSIP
- a CDS encoding hypothetical protein (NECATOR_CHRII.G6435.T1), with protein sequence MSLALVRLQYRSTNLTEQHPHEGVRYFAASLGCSLTTVSNGLRSLGMVKSSVSDFHRATATAKDAWTSALGCSPEAADLTGWTPLSLEMKNESFRESPDLAPSDYHLFRSLQHYLEEKRYDDHLENDLRAFFAYKSPEFYAKGIRDLRRPSRATERSSRRLSSLHSAVPDEFYTFAFTHPFHPQSNGQAERFVDTFKRGLAKLKREEPTVDALQTFLMACRSTLCSSAPDQRSPAEAFLGRRQRT
- a CDS encoding hypothetical protein (NECATOR_CHRII.G6436.T1) gives rise to the protein MYKVLGRIISDRLIGSHEDLTREKQAGFRHGRPTIDQVFIARRVIEIWQRYSKPMQLAFLDFEAAFDPPHRGRLLNALRAGGVAGKFVRLLEDMNQRTTAAIRTPVGYKSGH
- a CDS encoding hypothetical protein (NECATOR_CHRII.G6433.T1), with product MLMSLRNSQKTVVIFQYPPNSFGLLRKAIVLQSYSPVLCECQKLAQSQPPFLSVPLPQPQKYRDDSQRMSANCIPHSDSEITSTSRSFNTTQSSSRPNKDENACKKLCLLAYDESQH
- a CDS encoding hypothetical protein (NECATOR_CHRII.G6437.T1); this translates as MTTLLFLCRRVLFFSVLFSVFDFNKTSRLRLYRHPLQLANSGLQRGRRFLLKNSSPGSEPGRIPGEVDFWYKDSRSASKPGRTESQLSKQLRENHGSTIMETKAQQKACDNPLTDTVAALEELFGHNTSVFVRRHPYLITQRNEESLRDYTGLVNQRHDMAEFNDVTPEQMKCLVWICELVAPQDADVRLKEVLPVVQRRYDELVEQKAALVVKVNTMRQTMGLAKYITEEYNVSIAGLHYANETKKIPSFNTSPFRLFSIEFFVGPPIVGGEVVEGITVVGTRRIISDRLIGSHEDLTREKQAGFRHGRPTIDQVFIARRVIEIWQRYSKPMQLAFLDFEAAFDPPHRGRLLNALRAGGVAGKFVRLLEDMNQRTTAAIRTPVGYKSGH
- a CDS encoding hypothetical protein (NECATOR_CHRII.G6434.T1), with translation MGGVIVQEVAVVELRVLADLVGQSLQLSAVDHRSNCRVVQHQFDRTFHELPTRRSALPSSHGFHLSRKDSFFISSDNGVQPVKSAASGEQPSADVQASLAVAVALWKSLTELFTIPRDRSPLLTVVSEQPRLAAKYRTPSCGCCSVRFVERYCSRTRARLIFEFLVSSFEALEPGAQRPLRKGFSVEYLT
- a CDS encoding hypothetical protein (NECATOR_CHRII.G6433.T2) encodes the protein MLMSLRNSQKTVVIFQYPPNSFGLLRKAIVLQSYSPVLCECQKLAQSQPPFLSVPLPQPQKYRDDSQRMSANCIPHSQTKMKMLAKSFVYWPTMNPNIEKLPRTCPRCVSVAKDPVKAELRSSPKSHSPWTRVHADFAGPMEERHY